A stretch of Gemmatimonas aurantiaca T-27 DNA encodes these proteins:
- a CDS encoding energy transducer TonB produces MFNNLIESQAKKQKRAGGSFMSLVVHTAVVAALIVVTKGAGAAIEEEKVEKLDFVEVKKDEPKPPEPEKPPPPPPDAVAAPPPPKGFQVLSAPVEIPNIIPEIDLSKKVTDEADFSGKGVAGGIAKGVEGGKGPIPQQGDQPYFDFQVEKPVVMAPGAQGPSYPDMLRSAGIEGTVLAQFVVDTTGRAEMATFKALKSDNDLFTTSVKNALQRMRFLPAEVGGRKVKQLVQQPFQFSLNR; encoded by the coding sequence ATGTTCAACAACCTGATTGAGTCTCAGGCCAAGAAGCAGAAGCGCGCCGGTGGGTCCTTCATGTCCCTGGTCGTTCACACCGCCGTTGTTGCCGCGCTCATCGTGGTGACAAAGGGCGCGGGAGCGGCGATCGAGGAGGAGAAGGTCGAGAAGCTTGATTTCGTCGAGGTGAAGAAAGACGAACCCAAGCCACCCGAGCCGGAAAAGCCGCCCCCACCACCGCCTGACGCAGTTGCTGCCCCGCCACCACCCAAGGGCTTCCAGGTGCTTTCCGCGCCTGTCGAAATCCCGAACATCATCCCGGAAATCGATCTGTCCAAGAAGGTGACGGACGAGGCCGACTTCTCGGGTAAGGGTGTGGCCGGTGGTATCGCGAAGGGTGTCGAAGGTGGCAAGGGTCCGATCCCGCAGCAGGGCGACCAGCCGTATTTCGATTTCCAGGTGGAAAAGCCCGTCGTCATGGCGCCGGGTGCCCAGGGACCGTCCTACCCCGACATGCTCCGCTCGGCGGGCATCGAAGGGACCGTGCTTGCCCAGTTCGTGGTTGACACGACGGGTCGTGCCGAGATGGCGACGTTCAAGGCACTCAAGTCCGACAACGATCTGTTCACGACTTCCGTGAAGAATGCGCTGCAGCGTATGCGCTTCCTCCCGGCCGAAGTCGGTGGCCGCAAGGTGAAGCAGCTCGTGCAGCAGCCGTTCCAGTTCTCGCTCAATCGCTAA
- a CDS encoding sensor histidine kinase has product MSSIRARLTRAWTGAFLLTLFLFSLTLLAVRRETLYRELEARVQLEADQAVRAINVARNTGTEPVMAQKNRLEGPSIGMRMSAFLSLLEGYVLVQDSTGYDIYASPAVQALSAADRDYFSTAARKSEPDRKLREVKLYNDQLLLATRVVPLSDNARYRVYAGLSTANISFTPAELMGPMFVITPLLLVLSVTFAYLIAGRAFRPIDELIDQVEAITDGRSLHSRLGVTAAGDELTRLSETLNAFIGRLEKSFGALRRFTADASHELKTPLAVIRADVERAISPTTNETEQAIALEEALQQVTRMADLVDSLLTLARADEGRFDLFREPVELMPVAREVLETARLLGEDQDLEIEAPVLENAEVLGDLTRLRQLFLNLVTNAIKYTPRGGRVEISLAREEDVVRFIVKDSGIGIAAADLPHVFERFWRADLARSRASERGGWGLGLAISQWIAQAHGGTLEVQSRLTRGSTFTVTLPLAGSPGSGMTGEFQSIVNIESLVAEDAT; this is encoded by the coding sequence GTGAGTTCCATTCGTGCCCGGCTGACGCGAGCGTGGACGGGAGCGTTCCTGCTGACGCTGTTCCTGTTTTCGCTCACGCTGTTGGCGGTGCGGCGCGAGACGCTGTACCGCGAGCTCGAAGCGCGCGTGCAGTTGGAAGCCGATCAGGCCGTGCGCGCGATCAATGTGGCCCGCAATACCGGGACCGAGCCCGTGATGGCGCAGAAGAACCGCCTCGAAGGTCCGTCCATCGGCATGCGCATGAGCGCGTTCCTGTCGTTGCTGGAAGGGTATGTCCTGGTCCAGGACAGTACCGGGTATGACATCTACGCCTCGCCGGCGGTGCAAGCCCTGTCGGCGGCCGATCGCGACTACTTCAGTACTGCGGCGCGCAAGTCGGAACCGGATCGCAAGCTGCGTGAAGTGAAGCTCTACAACGATCAGTTGCTGTTGGCGACGCGCGTGGTGCCGTTGAGCGACAATGCGCGCTATCGCGTCTATGCGGGGCTGTCCACCGCGAACATCAGTTTCACGCCGGCCGAGTTGATGGGGCCGATGTTCGTGATCACGCCGTTGCTGCTCGTGTTGTCGGTGACCTTTGCCTATCTCATCGCGGGGCGTGCCTTCCGCCCGATCGATGAACTCATCGACCAGGTGGAAGCGATCACCGATGGTCGATCGTTGCACTCGCGGCTGGGGGTCACGGCGGCCGGCGATGAACTGACGCGCCTTTCCGAGACACTGAACGCATTCATTGGACGTCTCGAGAAGTCTTTTGGTGCCTTGCGCCGATTCACGGCGGATGCGAGCCACGAGTTGAAGACGCCGTTGGCGGTCATTCGGGCAGATGTCGAGCGAGCCATCTCACCCACGACCAACGAAACGGAACAGGCCATCGCGCTGGAAGAAGCGCTCCAGCAGGTGACGCGCATGGCTGATCTGGTGGATTCGCTGCTCACCCTCGCGCGTGCCGACGAAGGACGATTCGACCTGTTCCGCGAGCCGGTGGAGTTGATGCCGGTCGCACGGGAGGTCCTGGAGACTGCGCGTCTCCTCGGCGAGGACCAGGATCTCGAGATCGAGGCGCCGGTTCTCGAGAACGCTGAAGTGCTTGGCGATCTGACGCGGCTGCGGCAGTTGTTCCTCAACCTGGTCACCAACGCCATCAAGTACACACCGCGCGGTGGTCGAGTGGAAATCTCGTTGGCCCGCGAAGAAGATGTGGTGCGCTTCATCGTGAAGGACTCCGGGATCGGCATCGCGGCGGCGGATCTGCCGCATGTCTTCGAGCGCTTCTGGCGCGCGGACCTGGCGCGTTCGCGCGCCTCGGAGCGTGGTGGGTGGGGGTTGGGGTTGGCGATCTCCCAGTGGATTGCACAGGCTCACGGGGGCACACTGGAGGTGCAGTCGCGTCTGACCCGTGGCAGCACCTTCACGGTGACCCTGCCACTGGCGGGTTCTCCGGGATCCGGCATGACGGGCGAGTTCCAGTCGATCGTGAACATCGAGTCGCTGGTGGCCGAAGACGCGACGTGA
- a CDS encoding winged helix-turn-helix domain-containing protein: MKILVIEDDPTVGEFVRRGLEEQRWQTDLCNNGLEGERMALSQPYDLVILDMRLPGRNGLDVLRTLRSSGFERPVLVLTAQDAVDAKVETLRAGADDYVTKPFAFEELLARAEALLRRPRALASPQLRVGDLELDQGTREVLRAGELIELTPKEFAVLEYLMRHAGRVMSRTLITEYAWGYHFDPGTNIVDVVINHLRKKIDARFDKKLITTVRGVGYMIRS, from the coding sequence ATGAAGATCCTGGTGATCGAAGACGATCCCACGGTAGGGGAGTTCGTACGACGTGGTCTCGAGGAGCAGCGCTGGCAGACTGACCTGTGCAACAATGGGCTCGAAGGCGAGCGCATGGCGCTGTCACAGCCGTATGATCTGGTCATCCTCGATATGCGCCTGCCCGGACGCAACGGGCTCGACGTCCTGCGCACGCTGCGGTCGAGTGGCTTCGAGCGGCCCGTGCTGGTGCTGACCGCGCAGGACGCGGTGGATGCCAAGGTCGAGACGCTGCGCGCCGGGGCTGACGACTATGTGACCAAGCCGTTTGCTTTCGAGGAGTTGCTCGCCCGCGCCGAGGCGTTGCTGCGCCGGCCGCGCGCGCTGGCCTCACCGCAACTGCGGGTGGGTGATCTCGAACTCGATCAGGGCACACGCGAGGTGCTTCGCGCGGGCGAACTCATCGAGCTGACGCCGAAGGAGTTTGCGGTGCTCGAGTACCTCATGCGCCATGCGGGCCGCGTCATGAGCCGTACGCTGATCACCGAGTACGCCTGGGGGTACCACTTCGATCCGGGCACCAACATCGTGGACGTGGTGATCAATCACTTGCGCAAGAAGATCGATGCGCGTTTCGACAAGAAGCTCATCACGACGGTGCGTGGCGTCGGTTACATGATCCGGAGCTGA
- a CDS encoding sigma-54-dependent transcriptional regulator, which yields MSQPIPTPMRGADALSPIRVLIAEDEAHLGAILEQFMTARGFQVRIVRDGKSALELLRSEAFDVALLDVVMPELDGLEVLRLVREEPLPPEIIVITGNGTIETAIAALKLGAYDFLSKPYRMAEIEVLVRRAWEKRMLARDNHHMQSRLRRAAPALTFVTQYAPLRAVLAMVEKVAPSTSPVLVTGESGTGKDLIARLLHAHGSNPDGPFVDLNCAALAEALLETELFGVEKGAFPGADQRKLGLFELAAGGTLYLDNIGELDLRLQAKLLRALETGSFFRVGGTQKVEVNVRVIASSTLDLSRMVQAEAFRDDLLHRINTIRIALPPLRDRVVDVPLLAQHFLEQFGSPVPRLSDDAVTVLERYRWPGNARELRNVMERASLLAADGTVSAADLPLGADVGAGARPTPVMTLSLAELERRHIAEILDRCQWHQGQAAELLGISPKTLYRKIREYGFKRPAGRGDKA from the coding sequence ATGAGCCAGCCGATCCCCACGCCCATGCGTGGCGCGGATGCCCTCTCGCCCATTCGGGTACTCATCGCCGAAGACGAGGCACACCTGGGGGCCATCCTCGAGCAGTTCATGACGGCTCGTGGGTTCCAGGTGCGCATCGTGCGGGACGGCAAGTCCGCGCTCGAGCTGCTGCGGAGCGAGGCGTTCGATGTGGCGCTGCTCGATGTGGTGATGCCGGAACTCGATGGTCTGGAGGTGCTGCGCCTCGTGCGCGAGGAGCCCTTGCCGCCGGAGATCATTGTCATCACCGGCAACGGCACCATTGAAACGGCCATCGCCGCCCTCAAACTCGGTGCCTACGATTTCCTGTCCAAGCCGTATCGCATGGCGGAGATCGAAGTGCTGGTGCGCCGCGCGTGGGAGAAGCGCATGCTCGCGCGCGACAATCATCACATGCAGTCGCGGCTGCGGCGTGCGGCGCCGGCACTCACCTTCGTGACGCAGTACGCGCCGCTGCGCGCGGTCCTGGCGATGGTGGAGAAGGTGGCTCCCAGCACGTCACCGGTGTTGGTCACCGGCGAATCCGGCACGGGCAAGGACCTGATTGCGCGCTTGTTGCACGCCCACGGCAGCAATCCCGACGGCCCGTTTGTCGACCTCAATTGTGCGGCGCTCGCCGAAGCCCTGCTGGAGACGGAGCTGTTCGGGGTGGAGAAGGGCGCGTTTCCCGGCGCTGATCAGCGCAAGCTTGGGCTGTTCGAACTGGCAGCCGGAGGCACGCTGTATCTCGACAACATCGGTGAGCTGGACCTGCGGTTGCAGGCCAAGCTGCTGCGGGCGCTCGAGACCGGGAGCTTCTTCCGGGTCGGTGGCACGCAGAAGGTCGAAGTGAATGTGCGGGTGATCGCGTCGTCCACGCTGGACCTGTCCCGTATGGTGCAGGCCGAGGCGTTCCGCGATGATCTGCTGCATCGCATCAACACCATTCGCATTGCGCTGCCACCGCTGCGGGATCGTGTGGTGGACGTGCCCTTGCTGGCGCAGCACTTCCTCGAGCAGTTCGGGTCGCCGGTACCGCGGCTCAGTGATGATGCGGTGACCGTGCTGGAACGCTACCGCTGGCCGGGCAACGCGCGGGAATTGCGCAACGTGATGGAGCGGGCGTCGCTCTTGGCGGCGGACGGCACGGTGTCGGCCGCAGACCTGCCGCTGGGAGCCGATGTGGGGGCAGGGGCTCGTCCCACGCCGGTGATGACGCTGTCGCTCGCCGAACTCGAACGTCGACACATTGCCGAAATCCTCGACCGGTGCCAATGGCACCAGGGTCAGGCGGCAGAGTTGCTTGGTATCTCACCGAAGACGCTGTATCGCAAGATCCGCGAGTACGGCTTCAAGCGTCCTGCCGGGCGCGGAGACAAGGCATGA
- a CDS encoding sensor histidine kinase, with the protein MTTNALSSPTLVALIRRLARAASGTDGIRAILAGTGEALAADRVSFEPLASGASPVVWWASGVTEVPYTARQCPVETGDGMLGTVVVHAERPLTGEEQTLLEGVCDLLAVAVSRDVHQQELERQISERIRELADQRAFIECIVDSLPNGLYVVDRAYRIHAWNHKRETGLQGVSRTDAVGRSIFDVLHRQPAAMLKREFDEVFSSGRLQQFQMESNAYGDTRTFRISKIPMRMGGADRPVTHVITIGEDITDWKAAIDRTAQAEKLAALGQLAAGVMHEINNPLATIAACAESMSLQQELGPGAAPPTELLRIIDLEVQRCKKIVNGLLDFSRPKTAGKERVDLNAVVQQGLFLLQHHPRFKRVKLVTELEERTPMIVDADADQLVQVLIALAMNALDATPEGGRVTIRTHMLAEGTDTHPGPCAAFEVADEGPGIPRALHAKVFEPFFTTKPPGQGTGLGLAICYGIVRDHGGALDLVSSEGVGATFRVALPVTLMVTS; encoded by the coding sequence ATGACCACGAACGCGCTCTCGTCGCCCACCCTGGTGGCGCTCATCCGGCGATTGGCGCGGGCCGCCTCGGGCACCGATGGCATCCGGGCGATTCTGGCGGGAACCGGAGAGGCACTCGCTGCGGATCGGGTGTCGTTCGAGCCCCTGGCATCGGGGGCGTCGCCGGTGGTGTGGTGGGCCTCGGGTGTCACCGAGGTTCCGTATACGGCGCGGCAATGTCCGGTCGAGACGGGCGACGGGATGTTGGGCACGGTGGTGGTCCATGCCGAACGACCGCTCACCGGCGAGGAGCAGACCTTACTCGAAGGTGTCTGCGATCTGCTGGCGGTTGCCGTGTCGCGGGATGTGCATCAGCAGGAGCTGGAGCGGCAGATCTCGGAGCGTATCCGGGAGCTCGCCGACCAGCGCGCCTTCATTGAATGCATCGTCGACTCCCTTCCCAACGGCCTCTATGTGGTGGATCGCGCGTATCGCATCCACGCCTGGAACCACAAGCGGGAGACCGGTCTGCAGGGGGTGTCGCGGACCGATGCCGTCGGGCGTTCGATTTTCGACGTGCTGCACAGGCAGCCGGCCGCGATGCTCAAGCGCGAGTTCGACGAGGTGTTCTCCTCCGGCCGTTTGCAGCAGTTCCAGATGGAGAGCAACGCGTACGGAGACACGCGCACGTTTCGGATCTCCAAGATTCCGATGCGCATGGGCGGGGCAGACCGTCCGGTGACACACGTCATCACGATTGGTGAGGACATCACCGACTGGAAAGCGGCCATCGATCGCACGGCGCAGGCCGAGAAGCTGGCCGCGCTGGGGCAGCTCGCGGCGGGCGTGATGCACGAAATCAACAACCCGCTGGCCACCATTGCCGCCTGCGCCGAGTCGATGTCGCTGCAGCAGGAGCTCGGGCCGGGGGCTGCGCCGCCGACCGAACTGCTGCGCATCATCGATCTCGAAGTCCAGCGTTGCAAGAAGATCGTGAACGGACTGCTCGATTTTTCCCGACCCAAGACGGCCGGCAAGGAGCGGGTGGATCTCAATGCCGTGGTGCAGCAGGGACTGTTCCTGTTGCAGCACCATCCCCGGTTCAAGCGTGTCAAGTTGGTCACCGAGCTCGAAGAGCGCACGCCGATGATCGTCGATGCGGATGCCGATCAACTGGTGCAGGTGCTGATCGCGCTGGCGATGAATGCGCTCGATGCCACGCCGGAGGGCGGGCGGGTGACCATTCGCACACACATGCTGGCCGAAGGCACGGACACCCACCCCGGGCCATGCGCGGCGTTCGAAGTGGCCGATGAAGGGCCCGGCATTCCCCGCGCTCTGCACGCCAAGGTGTTCGAGCCCTTCTTCACGACCAAGCCCCCGGGGCAAGGGACCGGGCTCGGGCTCGCGATCTGCTACGGTATCGTGCGGGACCACGGGGGGGCGCTCGACCTCGTCTCTTCCGAAGGGGTCGGCGCGACCTTTCGTGTCGCTCTGCCGGTGACTCTGATGGTGACATCCTGA
- a CDS encoding Hsp20/alpha crystallin family protein, whose protein sequence is MTYFGYTSSSPFTRHAVRRDLHRFFDQAFQTPTPGAATEEPVAWQPAVEARESVEHFTFELDLPGVNPDTVEVLAAEGTLTVRGTRPARDTVDGERTIIRERSAGRFARTFRLPKSADLQQVSATSALGVLTIQVKKAEPVRPVRVPVNVASTANG, encoded by the coding sequence ATGACCTATTTCGGATATACCTCATCCTCGCCGTTTACCCGTCATGCTGTCCGCCGCGACCTGCACCGGTTTTTCGATCAGGCCTTTCAGACGCCAACACCTGGCGCTGCGACGGAAGAGCCGGTGGCCTGGCAGCCCGCAGTGGAAGCGCGCGAATCGGTCGAACACTTCACGTTCGAACTGGACCTGCCCGGCGTGAACCCGGACACGGTGGAAGTGCTGGCCGCCGAGGGCACCCTCACGGTTCGTGGCACGCGGCCGGCTCGTGACACGGTGGACGGCGAACGGACCATCATTCGCGAGCGCAGTGCTGGCCGGTTTGCCCGGACATTCCGCCTGCCCAAGTCGGCGGATCTTCAGCAGGTGAGCGCCACATCGGCGTTGGGCGTGCTGACCATTCAGGTGAAAAAGGCCGAGCCGGTTCGGCCGGTGCGGGTGCCGGTGAACGTGGCCTCGACCGCCAACGGATAA
- a CDS encoding redoxin domain-containing protein — MTANTTAPLTAGTVAPDFTVASTSGQNVVLSGYRGQKNVLLAFFPLAFTSVCTSELCGFSDDFDAFTQGNVEVLPMSVDAVPSLKEFRSKYAMKVELLSDFKREVSAAYGVLREDTGFSNRAYFLIDKEGVIRWAHVEETPGQKRENAEILEAIKNVIV; from the coding sequence ATGACAGCGAATACCACGGCTCCGCTTACGGCGGGCACGGTCGCACCGGACTTCACGGTCGCCTCCACTTCAGGGCAGAACGTCGTGCTCTCGGGCTACCGCGGGCAGAAGAACGTGCTGCTCGCGTTCTTCCCGTTGGCCTTCACCAGCGTGTGCACCAGTGAGTTGTGCGGCTTCAGTGACGACTTCGATGCGTTCACGCAGGGAAACGTGGAAGTGCTTCCCATGTCGGTGGATGCCGTGCCTTCACTCAAGGAGTTTCGCAGCAAGTATGCGATGAAGGTCGAGCTGCTCTCGGACTTCAAGCGCGAGGTCTCCGCCGCGTACGGCGTGTTGCGCGAAGACACCGGGTTTTCAAACCGGGCCTACTTCCTGATCGACAAGGAAGGGGTGATCCGTTGGGCACACGTAGAAGAGACGCCGGGGCAGAAGCGCGAGAATGCGGAAATTCTCGAGGCGATCAAGAACGTGATTGTCTGA
- a CDS encoding putative bifunctional diguanylate cyclase/phosphodiesterase, with the protein MSTEPGAPSLKQLRILIADHDPVSATQTEAALRRRLGTGAQFTRSATLAQTIRAMLDTPQDAVLLELGLPDAGGIASVVGVRSAAPLVPIVVHTAVLDDMLALRALRAGAQECTEKGMAPESLVRMLGFAIERQRRLAMLEAARVEAAHRATHDPLTGLANRELFQDQLERALAFGSRYNRKTGLIFVDLDGFKAINDTRGHALGDLLLKVVAGRLLECVRRSDAVARLGGDEFVVLLPDVTSRRDVAFVKDCIIDAFRTPIQVSDSEFLTVEASIGGAMSPLDGAVAQDLLDAADADMYREKYQRRRGRAHTPTLGVLAMNAELEPLPSAAETVSRRREARLRAAMGRGEFEVHFQPVLDVIGDRVIAAEALLRWRDPDRGLISPTAFLSLAEDTGLIVPIGEQVLEQACRAIVQWRLANAALGSLRVAVNLSAVQLREHGFERRVAQVLATTGCPPDALTLELTESSTMVDGETAMETLRALKGLGLRLVVDDFGVGHASLTFLREAPVDGIKIDRRFVSQLMVDPRDMAIVSGMVRLARGLGLEVTAEGVETAEQSQRLARLQCFAQQGRHFSDALPLEQMTGLLHSRIGSSPRSHLSISRSSTAFPRPAAG; encoded by the coding sequence GTGTCCACAGAGCCCGGCGCGCCCTCGTTGAAGCAGCTTCGTATTCTCATTGCCGACCACGATCCGGTCTCGGCAACGCAGACGGAAGCCGCGCTGCGTCGCCGCCTGGGTACCGGCGCCCAGTTCACACGCAGCGCGACACTGGCCCAGACGATACGGGCCATGCTGGACACCCCACAGGACGCGGTGCTGTTGGAGCTCGGTCTTCCCGACGCGGGCGGGATCGCGTCGGTGGTCGGCGTGCGCAGTGCCGCCCCGCTCGTTCCGATCGTGGTGCACACCGCCGTCCTTGACGACATGCTCGCGTTGCGTGCCCTGCGTGCCGGTGCTCAGGAGTGCACGGAAAAGGGCATGGCTCCGGAATCTCTGGTGCGCATGCTGGGGTTTGCGATCGAGCGTCAGCGGCGGCTGGCCATGCTCGAAGCGGCGCGGGTGGAGGCCGCTCATCGCGCCACCCACGATCCGCTCACCGGTCTGGCAAACCGGGAGCTCTTTCAGGACCAGCTCGAACGGGCGCTCGCCTTCGGCAGTCGATACAATCGGAAGACCGGCCTGATCTTCGTCGATCTGGATGGCTTCAAGGCCATCAACGACACGCGGGGGCATGCCCTTGGTGACCTGCTGCTCAAGGTGGTCGCGGGCCGGCTGCTCGAATGTGTGCGTCGCTCCGACGCGGTGGCCCGTCTGGGCGGTGACGAGTTCGTCGTTCTGTTGCCCGACGTGACCAGCCGTCGTGACGTGGCGTTCGTGAAGGACTGCATCATCGACGCCTTCCGCACCCCGATTCAGGTTTCGGACAGCGAATTCCTCACGGTCGAAGCCAGCATTGGCGGGGCCATGTCCCCACTCGATGGTGCGGTCGCACAGGATCTGCTGGATGCCGCCGACGCGGACATGTACCGCGAGAAGTACCAGCGCCGGCGGGGCCGCGCTCACACCCCGACCTTGGGGGTGTTGGCCATGAACGCCGAGCTGGAGCCGCTGCCGTCAGCGGCGGAAACGGTATCGCGGCGGCGTGAAGCGCGGCTCCGGGCCGCGATGGGCCGAGGCGAGTTCGAGGTCCACTTTCAGCCGGTGCTCGATGTCATCGGTGATCGCGTCATCGCCGCCGAAGCGCTGCTTCGCTGGCGGGATCCCGATCGCGGCTTGATCTCTCCAACGGCGTTTCTTTCGTTGGCCGAAGACACCGGGCTTATCGTGCCGATCGGTGAACAGGTGCTGGAGCAGGCCTGCCGAGCGATTGTACAGTGGCGTCTTGCCAACGCGGCGCTGGGATCACTGCGTGTGGCCGTGAACCTGTCGGCGGTGCAACTGCGCGAACACGGTTTCGAACGTCGCGTGGCGCAAGTCCTTGCTACAACAGGATGTCCGCCCGATGCCCTCACGTTGGAACTCACCGAGAGCAGCACCATGGTGGACGGCGAAACCGCCATGGAAACGCTACGTGCCTTGAAGGGACTAGGGCTGCGTTTGGTGGTCGACGACTTCGGCGTGGGTCACGCGTCGTTGACCTTTCTGCGTGAAGCGCCCGTGGATGGTATCAAAATCGATCGGCGTTTTGTCAGCCAACTGATGGTCGATCCACGGGATATGGCGATCGTCTCGGGCATGGTGCGCTTGGCCCGCGGCCTTGGCCTGGAAGTCACGGCAGAGGGCGTGGAGACGGCCGAACAGTCGCAGCGGCTTGCCCGCCTGCAGTGTTTTGCCCAGCAGGGGCGCCACTTCAGCGACGCCCTGCCCCTCGAACAAATGACCGGGCTGCTGCACAGTCGCATCGGCAGCAGTCCCCGGTCCCATCTCAGTATCAGTCGTTCTTCGACGGCGTTCCCCCGCCCAGCCGCTGGCTGA
- a CDS encoding flotillin family protein translates to MNQVLDGIGGTALFSLGGVVFVIVMIMLLIASLKQLLLIVPPNMVAVITGRKRALSDGTAVGYRVVRGGRTFRIPILEQAQWMTLNTIPLTISVRNAIARGGIPIDVQAVANVKIASMPEEVFNNAVERILGSERQVADLAQETLAANLRGVLSTLTPEEANEDRVKFETELMKEVTRDLQKLGLQLDMLKIQNISDDAGYLRAYGRIRTAEVLRDAQIAEARTKAETEREQARASQEADVARAQSQVIIAAAQNDLRVKQAELDRQAQIAERTARAAADEAQARAEKAVEEARVEVTRVRLQVEQVEPARARAEAARADAEAAAAPVIAQGEAQAKALQAIQQQLLAAGDRGLSLLYLQQLPDMIDRLAEAASDVKIDRLVVLDGGDGKGAANATQQKLGVMMKLLEAASAQYGVNPDDLIQGLSQRLGGGTPSKND, encoded by the coding sequence ATGAATCAGGTGCTCGACGGAATCGGCGGAACCGCTCTCTTCTCGCTGGGCGGCGTGGTGTTCGTGATCGTGATGATCATGCTGCTCATCGCCTCGCTGAAGCAGCTCCTGCTCATCGTGCCGCCGAACATGGTGGCCGTCATCACCGGTCGGAAACGCGCCCTCAGTGATGGCACGGCCGTGGGCTACCGGGTCGTGCGGGGCGGCCGGACCTTCCGCATCCCGATTCTCGAGCAGGCGCAGTGGATGACCCTCAACACCATCCCGCTGACCATCAGCGTGCGCAATGCGATCGCCCGAGGCGGTATCCCGATCGACGTGCAGGCCGTGGCCAATGTGAAGATCGCCTCCATGCCGGAAGAGGTTTTCAACAACGCCGTCGAGCGCATTCTGGGCAGTGAACGGCAGGTGGCGGACCTGGCCCAGGAAACACTCGCCGCCAATCTGCGTGGGGTGCTCTCCACGCTGACGCCGGAAGAAGCCAACGAAGATCGTGTGAAATTCGAAACCGAGCTGATGAAGGAGGTCACGCGTGACCTGCAGAAGCTCGGATTGCAGTTGGACATGCTGAAGATCCAGAACATCAGCGACGATGCCGGCTATCTGCGCGCCTATGGCCGTATCCGGACGGCGGAAGTGTTACGCGACGCCCAGATCGCCGAGGCCCGCACCAAGGCGGAAACCGAGCGTGAACAGGCCAGGGCCTCACAGGAAGCCGACGTGGCCCGCGCGCAGTCGCAGGTGATCATCGCCGCCGCCCAGAACGACCTCCGGGTGAAGCAGGCAGAGCTCGACCGTCAGGCGCAGATCGCGGAGCGCACCGCCCGTGCGGCGGCGGATGAAGCCCAGGCCCGCGCGGAAAAGGCGGTGGAAGAAGCCCGTGTTGAAGTGACGCGGGTGCGGTTGCAGGTGGAGCAGGTGGAACCGGCCCGCGCCCGCGCCGAAGCCGCACGGGCCGATGCCGAAGCGGCCGCTGCACCGGTCATCGCCCAGGGTGAAGCGCAGGCAAAGGCCCTGCAGGCCATCCAGCAGCAGTTGCTCGCCGCCGGTGACCGTGGCCTTTCACTGCTGTATCTGCAGCAGCTTCCGGACATGATCGACCGGCTGGCCGAGGCGGCCAGCGATGTGAAGATCGATCGTCTGGTGGTGCTCGATGGGGGCGATGGAAAGGGCGCGGCCAACGCCACGCAGCAGAAGCTTGGTGTGATGATGAAGCTGCTCGAAGCCGCCAGCGCACAGTACGGCGTGAATCCGGACGATCTGATTCAGGGGCTCAGCCAGCGGCTGGGCGGGGGAACGCCGTCGAAGAACGACTGA